A single window of Paenibacillus sp. FSL H8-0537 DNA harbors:
- the pheT gene encoding phenylalanine--tRNA ligase subunit beta: MKISYQWLNEYVDLSGFTGAELAEKMTRGGIEIDEVESRNKGVTGVVVGYVKSREKHPDADKLNVCKVDVGTGEELQIVCGAKNVEAGQLVPVATVGAKLPGDLHIKRAKLRGVESQGMICSAKELGINDKLLPKEQQEGILVLPPHTVIGTPIADVLGLNDEVLELDLTPNRSDCLSVIGTAYEIGALTGREVRIPEPVIAHASERTDSHVQVTISAPEQCFHYSARYIKGVKIGESPLWLQNRLIAAGIRPINNVVDVTNFVLLEYGQPLHAFDADQVKSGRIDVRLAHEGETMLTLDDQERRLEPQMLVITDGEKPIALAGVMGGASSEVTGDTVNILLESARFDGGTVRKTSRQFGLRSESSIRFEKEVDPGRVIPALNRAAALITELAGGLATEGIVEVTTAPAKQQIVEVALAKINRYLGTELSSLEVQTILNRLSFGYSVSEEDVFQVEVPSRRGDISYDVDLIEEVARLYGYDNIPTTPIFGDVTPGALTKPQAIRRELRKRLSDAGLHEVISYSFTGPERTQLFPALSGESTKAVKLSMPMSEERSVLRTTLIAQLLETAAYNRNRKNESAVIFEIGSVFHTEEEKLTRLPQEKHRFAALLTGNRVEPQWNRKAAAVDFYDAKGVLETVFAVLGMTDKVSYAAAQPEHFHPGRTAAVQLETEHGTEVIGYVGQLHPTLQLESDLADTYVLEIELAPLYQLAGDEIVYKALPRYPAMQRDIAVVLDMSVPAGELTALAWQTAGELLESVRVFDVFTGEKLGAGKKSVALSLVYRHAERTLTDEEVTELHAKVVAGLEQSFAAELRK; this comes from the coding sequence ATGAAAATTTCATATCAATGGTTGAATGAATATGTTGATTTATCTGGCTTTACGGGCGCAGAGCTTGCCGAAAAAATGACGCGCGGAGGCATTGAGATCGACGAGGTGGAATCCCGCAATAAGGGAGTGACAGGCGTCGTTGTCGGCTATGTCAAATCGCGCGAGAAGCATCCGGATGCGGATAAGCTGAACGTGTGCAAAGTAGATGTAGGCACAGGCGAAGAGCTGCAAATCGTATGCGGAGCCAAAAATGTCGAAGCGGGACAGCTCGTTCCAGTCGCTACCGTTGGAGCAAAGCTGCCTGGCGACTTGCATATAAAGCGCGCAAAGCTGCGCGGCGTAGAATCGCAGGGCATGATCTGCTCGGCGAAAGAGCTTGGCATTAATGACAAGCTGCTGCCGAAGGAGCAGCAGGAAGGCATTCTCGTATTGCCGCCGCATACGGTAATCGGAACGCCGATCGCTGACGTGCTTGGGCTCAACGATGAGGTGCTGGAGCTCGACTTGACGCCGAACCGTTCGGATTGCCTCAGCGTAATCGGCACAGCGTATGAAATCGGCGCATTGACCGGCCGCGAGGTACGTATTCCTGAGCCGGTTATTGCTCACGCTTCCGAGCGCACAGACAGTCATGTTCAAGTTACGATCAGCGCGCCTGAGCAGTGCTTCCACTATAGTGCGCGTTACATTAAAGGCGTGAAAATTGGCGAGTCGCCGTTATGGCTGCAAAACCGTCTTATTGCCGCAGGCATTCGCCCGATTAACAACGTCGTTGACGTAACGAACTTTGTTCTGCTGGAATATGGCCAGCCGCTTCACGCCTTTGATGCAGATCAGGTGAAAAGTGGACGGATCGATGTGCGTTTGGCGCATGAAGGCGAAACGATGCTTACGCTAGATGACCAAGAGCGCCGCCTAGAGCCGCAAATGCTCGTCATTACAGACGGGGAGAAGCCAATCGCGCTTGCAGGAGTGATGGGTGGAGCGAGTTCTGAGGTAACGGGTGATACGGTTAATATTTTGCTGGAATCGGCTAGATTTGATGGTGGCACGGTTCGCAAAACATCGCGCCAATTTGGCCTTCGCTCAGAATCCAGCATTCGCTTCGAGAAGGAAGTGGACCCGGGCCGCGTTATTCCGGCGTTAAACCGTGCAGCAGCCTTGATTACGGAGCTTGCAGGCGGACTCGCTACAGAGGGCATCGTGGAGGTGACGACAGCTCCGGCGAAGCAGCAAATCGTTGAAGTAGCCTTGGCTAAAATCAACCGCTACCTCGGCACCGAACTGTCCAGCCTTGAAGTGCAAACGATTCTGAATCGTCTAAGCTTCGGCTACAGCGTTAGCGAGGAAGACGTATTTCAAGTGGAAGTGCCATCGCGTCGCGGCGACATTTCGTATGATGTGGATTTAATTGAGGAGGTTGCCCGCCTTTATGGCTATGACAACATTCCGACTACACCGATTTTCGGCGATGTAACGCCAGGTGCACTGACGAAGCCGCAAGCGATTCGCCGCGAGCTGCGCAAGCGTCTGTCGGATGCTGGCCTGCACGAAGTCATCAGCTACTCGTTCACAGGTCCTGAGCGGACACAGCTGTTCCCTGCTTTGTCGGGTGAATCGACGAAGGCTGTGAAGCTGTCGATGCCGATGAGCGAGGAGCGCAGCGTGCTGCGGACGACGCTGATTGCGCAGCTGCTGGAGACAGCAGCTTATAACCGCAATCGCAAAAACGAGTCGGCTGTCATTTTTGAAATCGGCAGCGTGTTCCATACAGAAGAAGAGAAGCTGACACGTCTTCCTCAGGAGAAGCATCGCTTCGCGGCATTGCTGACAGGAAACCGTGTAGAGCCGCAGTGGAACCGCAAGGCTGCTGCTGTTGATTTTTATGATGCCAAGGGCGTTCTGGAAACGGTGTTTGCCGTACTTGGCATGACTGATAAGGTAAGCTATGCCGCGGCGCAGCCGGAGCACTTTCACCCGGGAAGAACGGCGGCTGTTCAGCTGGAAACCGAGCATGGAACAGAAGTCATCGGCTATGTTGGTCAGCTTCACCCAACGCTGCAGTTGGAAAGCGATTTGGCGGATACGTATGTGCTGGAAATCGAGCTTGCGCCGCTTTATCAGCTGGCAGGAGACGAAATCGTCTACAAGGCGCTTCCACGTTATCCGGCTATGCAGCGTGACATTGCTGTTGTGCTGGATATGAGTGTGCCTGCAGGCGAGCTGACTGCCCTTGCATGGCAAACGGCTGGCGAGCTGCTGGAGTCTGTACGCGTGTTCGACGTCTTCACGGGCGAGAAGCTGGGAGCAGGCAAAAAGAGCGTAGCGCTTTCGCTCGTATACCGTCATGCAGAACGCACATTGACCGATGAAGAAGTGACTGAGCTGCATGCCAAGGTCGTCGCTGGATTAGAACAATCTTTTGCAGCAGAATTAAGAAAATAG
- the pheS gene encoding phenylalanine--tRNA ligase subunit alpha produces the protein MKERLEALRGEALQELQQVDNPQVLNDLRVKYLGKKGALTEILRGMGGLSAEERPIIGQVGNDVRAAIEAVIEEKQAIFQQAETEARLRGETIDVTLPGKALPTGAVHPLNKVAQEIEDIFIGLGYTIAEGPEVETDYYNFEALNLPKNHPARDMQDSFYITDDILMRTQTSPVQVRTMQEMKGKPIKVICPGKVYRRDDDDATHSFQFNQIEGLVIAPNIRMSDLKGTLLQFAQQMFGSQTQIRLRPSFFPFTEPSAEVDVSCAQCGGHGCRMCKQTGWLEILGCGMVHPRVLEMGGYDPNEVSGFAFGMGVERIALLKYGIDDIRHFYTNDLRFLQQFAKM, from the coding sequence ATGAAGGAACGTTTGGAGGCTTTGCGCGGCGAAGCGCTGCAGGAGCTGCAGCAGGTAGACAATCCGCAAGTGCTTAACGATCTGCGGGTAAAATATTTAGGGAAAAAAGGCGCGCTCACTGAAATTTTGCGCGGCATGGGCGGACTTAGCGCAGAAGAGCGTCCAATTATCGGCCAAGTCGGCAATGATGTGCGTGCGGCGATTGAAGCCGTTATCGAAGAGAAGCAGGCGATATTCCAGCAAGCCGAGACGGAAGCTCGCTTGCGCGGCGAGACGATTGATGTGACGCTGCCGGGCAAAGCATTGCCAACTGGAGCCGTACATCCGCTTAACAAGGTAGCACAGGAAATCGAAGATATTTTCATCGGACTAGGCTATACGATTGCGGAAGGACCGGAAGTGGAGACGGATTATTACAACTTCGAGGCGCTGAACTTGCCGAAAAACCATCCGGCGCGCGACATGCAGGATTCGTTTTACATTACGGATGATATTTTGATGCGTACGCAAACATCCCCGGTTCAAGTGAGAACAATGCAGGAAATGAAGGGCAAGCCGATCAAAGTTATTTGTCCAGGCAAAGTATACCGCCGAGATGATGACGATGCGACGCATTCCTTTCAATTCAATCAAATTGAAGGGCTCGTTATTGCGCCTAACATTCGCATGAGTGATCTAAAAGGCACACTGCTGCAATTTGCCCAGCAAATGTTCGGCTCGCAAACGCAAATCCGTCTTCGTCCAAGCTTCTTCCCATTCACGGAGCCAAGTGCGGAGGTTGACGTAAGCTGCGCGCAATGCGGCGGACATGGCTGCCGGATGTGCAAGCAGACGGGCTGGCTGGAAATTCTCGGCTGCGGCATGGTTCATCCACGCGTACTGGAGATGGGCGGCTACGACCCGAATGAAGTTAGCGGATTCGCTTTCGGCATGGGTGTAGAGCGCATTGCGCTGCTGAAATACGGCATTGACGATATTCGTCATTTCTATACGAACGATCTTCGGTTTTTACAACAATTCGCGAAAATGTAG
- a CDS encoding copper amine oxidase N-terminal domain-containing protein: MMMLKKFALGLMAAALLAVSALSAPVFAADRPVELNNGKLKDNRMLIPLRDVAQNMGAAVEWNQKLQTIEIQKDDIEMLLTINSKKVLVNQAETELDVPAQLINNTTYVPLRFVSQILGAGVDWNSYGQVATITLEGKQLVVYVEQVKLLAAEKASAARLKQLSDKLNEAADVSSIKQIRTYFKPYFTDRLINTIIRNKGLEFDYAFKALVTNGSYRTKTTGSFLQSLDTSHDAWEVYYIMRDTQIIKENGVWKADSVSFTEGKNPISGA, translated from the coding sequence ATGATGATGTTGAAAAAATTCGCTTTAGGCTTAATGGCAGCGGCACTGCTGGCTGTATCAGCCCTTTCCGCGCCTGTTTTTGCTGCTGATCGGCCGGTGGAGCTTAATAATGGAAAACTGAAGGACAACCGGATGCTTATACCACTACGCGATGTTGCACAAAATATGGGGGCTGCTGTAGAGTGGAACCAGAAGCTCCAGACGATTGAAATCCAAAAAGACGATATCGAAATGCTGCTTACGATCAACTCTAAAAAAGTGCTTGTCAATCAAGCTGAAACGGAGCTCGACGTACCGGCGCAATTAATCAACAATACCACCTATGTACCTCTGCGGTTCGTAAGTCAAATACTGGGTGCAGGTGTAGACTGGAATTCATATGGCCAAGTCGCAACGATTACACTCGAAGGGAAGCAGCTTGTTGTATATGTGGAGCAAGTTAAGCTTTTGGCCGCTGAAAAAGCATCCGCAGCTCGCTTGAAGCAGCTGTCCGATAAATTAAATGAAGCAGCTGATGTATCATCCATTAAGCAGATTCGCACTTATTTTAAGCCTTATTTTACCGATCGACTTATTAATACCATTATTCGAAATAAGGGTCTCGAATTTGACTATGCGTTTAAAGCTCTTGTAACGAACGGCAGCTACAGGACCAAAACAACAGGAAGCTTTCTTCAATCGCTGGACACCTCGCATGATGCTTGGGAAGTTTATTACATTATGCGAGACACCCAAATAATCAAGGAAAATGGCGTATGGAAGGCGGATAGCGTCAGCTTTACCGAAGGCAAAAATCCGATTTCGGGAGCATAA
- a CDS encoding RidA family protein, with amino-acid sequence MSRQQVFTGSPWEPLVGYCRAIRVGNRIEVAGTTAMKDGEVVGQGDPYEQTRFVLQTIEKALAELGASMSDVVRTRMFVTDISKWEEIGRAHGEFFRTIQPAATMVEVKALIDPLLLVEIEAEAIIQ; translated from the coding sequence ATGAGCAGACAACAGGTATTTACGGGTTCCCCATGGGAGCCGCTTGTGGGCTACTGCCGCGCGATTCGCGTCGGCAATCGGATTGAAGTCGCAGGAACGACAGCGATGAAGGATGGCGAAGTCGTGGGCCAAGGAGACCCGTATGAGCAAACTCGGTTTGTTCTGCAAACGATTGAGAAGGCTTTGGCTGAGCTAGGGGCAAGCATGTCTGATGTCGTTCGGACCCGAATGTTCGTTACTGACATTTCGAAGTGGGAAGAGATTGGAAGAGCACATGGCGAGTTTTTTCGCACGATTCAGCCAGCAGCAACGATGGTAGAAGTCAAAGCACTTATTGATCCGCTCTTGCTCGTCGAAATAGAGGCAGAAGCCATTATTCAATAA
- a CDS encoding histidine kinase — translation MSYRWLKWLILWIPTLTIGLWEYVRHAFLLPYISMDLGNVLAPVLVFLVTLTLLRGLFKRLELMQDALQRERLSKSSFEQREKLARELHDGISQSLFLLSVKLDSLEHANTPEGVRQTTEQIRGTVRHVYEDVRQSIANLKSSTAASPAEGPWRAAIHSLAEELREAGGGYTAEVNWQLPEHALSDKEKVELMAIVREALMNIRKHTHEAHVSISCYPLEGGALGSFHCIVADTGGGADAEQLEAKGRYGIRMMRERAKQMGWSLRVKSERGQGTRVEIATEPLNGS, via the coding sequence GTGTCTTATCGATGGTTGAAATGGTTGATCTTGTGGATTCCAACACTTACAATTGGCCTTTGGGAATATGTCAGGCATGCTTTTCTGCTGCCATACATCTCCATGGATCTGGGTAATGTGCTTGCTCCTGTGCTAGTTTTTTTAGTCACATTGACACTGCTGCGCGGTTTGTTCAAGCGTCTAGAGCTCATGCAGGATGCGCTGCAGCGCGAACGGCTGTCGAAATCTTCATTTGAGCAGCGCGAGAAGCTTGCGCGTGAGCTGCATGATGGCATTTCGCAGTCGTTGTTTCTGCTTTCCGTGAAGCTGGACAGCCTGGAGCATGCCAATACACCGGAAGGTGTTCGTCAGACGACTGAGCAAATTCGAGGAACAGTCCGGCATGTGTATGAGGACGTTCGCCAGTCCATTGCCAACTTGAAATCATCAACAGCCGCAAGTCCAGCGGAAGGGCCTTGGCGAGCGGCTATTCATTCCCTTGCCGAAGAGCTGCGGGAGGCTGGTGGCGGTTATACCGCCGAGGTTAATTGGCAATTGCCCGAGCATGCGCTGTCAGATAAAGAGAAGGTCGAGCTGATGGCGATTGTGCGTGAAGCGCTGATGAATATCCGCAAGCATACGCACGAGGCGCATGTGAGCATCTCCTGTTATCCGCTTGAAGGTGGAGCATTAGGCAGCTTTCACTGTATCGTAGCGGATACAGGAGGAGGTGCGGATGCTGAGCAGCTGGAGGCGAAAGGCCGCTATGGCATTCGCATGATGCGTGAACGAGCGAAGCAGATGGGCTGGTCGCTTCGTGTAAAGAGTGAGCGCGGCCAAGGAACGCGAGTGGAAATAGCGACGGAGCCTTTAAACGGCAGTTAG
- a CDS encoding CopD family protein, whose amino-acid sequence MILSLISWSKQLVRHTSAKIITSYAMLSLLLISCALLVGILPSEAHAARSLEPQQISGVLPTLAASFNPHEQVGHDQMENMDHGHDSGLSVGTALFYTARIVYYITLLLAAGLMLWFSGIRLGSDEQRKRMQLWSLPMMRTLLLASLLYVFASARSLMEGYGGGGLEWVRLFTGTNTGQAWLALLILSLLGFIVIRASDTFKLIWALLLLAIEGWSGHMAALQSNMNLGIVLDFIHLACAASWSGGLMILLGLWFADRKEAGRFAERFTTAAWISMALLVITGAAITWLLLPSLSYLFYTSWGIWLLVKIALVVLVIVTGALLRARVRRGELPHGLMLKVDAGLMLAITLIVGVFTYMSPIPDNTPVRFHKMGETRHFTVNITPNEPGANQFEVKIWLPEQLGEPTDVKLVLHSRDKQQLAPLEVPLAIFEDTSYESFPGFVRTSYHAEQMDIPFPGKWTAELQVVDKSGGKLNESIDFKNY is encoded by the coding sequence ATGATTTTAAGTTTAATTTCCTGGAGCAAGCAGCTAGTACGGCATACATCCGCCAAAATAATAACTTCGTATGCAATGCTGTCTTTGCTTCTGATTAGTTGCGCGCTGTTAGTTGGCATCCTGCCATCCGAAGCCCATGCAGCGCGAAGCTTAGAGCCCCAGCAGATTTCCGGGGTTTTACCAACACTTGCAGCGAGCTTTAATCCGCATGAGCAGGTTGGACATGACCAGATGGAAAATATGGATCATGGTCATGACAGCGGCCTTAGCGTTGGCACAGCTTTATTTTATACAGCAAGAATTGTCTATTACATCACGCTGTTGCTGGCGGCAGGACTGATGCTTTGGTTCAGCGGGATTCGCTTAGGAAGCGATGAACAGCGCAAACGGATGCAGCTCTGGAGCTTGCCAATGATGCGGACGCTGCTGCTTGCTTCTCTTTTGTATGTATTCGCCAGTGCGCGAAGCTTGATGGAGGGCTACGGAGGCGGTGGGCTGGAATGGGTGAGGCTGTTCACCGGAACGAATACCGGTCAAGCTTGGCTTGCGCTGCTTATATTATCGCTTCTAGGCTTTATCGTTATTAGGGCAAGCGATACCTTCAAGCTCATATGGGCGCTGCTATTGCTCGCTATTGAGGGCTGGAGCGGCCATATGGCGGCGTTGCAGTCGAATATGAATTTAGGCATCGTTCTTGATTTTATTCATCTCGCTTGTGCCGCTTCATGGAGCGGAGGATTGATGATTTTACTGGGGCTTTGGTTTGCTGATCGGAAGGAAGCGGGGCGCTTTGCAGAACGCTTCACGACAGCAGCATGGATTTCCATGGCGCTGCTTGTCATTACGGGTGCGGCGATTACATGGCTGCTGCTGCCAAGCTTGTCCTATTTATTTTATACAAGCTGGGGGATTTGGCTGCTGGTGAAAATCGCGCTGGTCGTACTCGTCATCGTCACAGGCGCGTTGCTTCGTGCCCGTGTTCGGCGGGGGGAGCTGCCGCATGGCTTGATGCTGAAAGTGGATGCAGGTCTAATGCTGGCGATCACGCTTATTGTCGGCGTCTTTACCTATATGAGCCCCATACCGGACAATACGCCAGTCCGATTTCATAAGATGGGCGAAACGCGCCATTTTACCGTTAATATAACGCCAAATGAGCCGGGGGCGAATCAATTCGAGGTGAAAATATGGCTGCCGGAGCAGCTGGGAGAGCCAACAGATGTGAAGCTGGTGCTGCATTCGCGTGATAAGCAGCAGCTTGCGCCCCTTGAGGTGCCGCTGGCAATTTTTGAGGATACGTCGTATGAGTCGTTTCCTGGTTTTGTGAGAACGTCGTACCATGCAGAGCAGATGGATATCCCATTCCCTGGGAAATGGACGGCTGAGCTGCAGGTGGTCGATAAGAGCGGGGGCAAGCTGAACGAAAGCATCGATTTTAAAAACTATTAA
- a CDS encoding VWA domain-containing protein, whose product MQNTNKFILFRTLVIIFALMLAAACSGSMNSESDRSNSRTTETGDTGVGSTDAESGEGSSTKEDSSPSKGESAEPVPESERRKGGDRRYSSQQVEVKPGQLTAGEWDDLAVWQRFGNLLNSKEGDDNARYWSFHAFNRLEVVVTSGGRAVSDAIVTLNDNQRQQVWEARTNTDGKAYLFAGLYDNGQNDKQSNYKVEVQAGQFIKSLSDINLPEQGTLKVDLGGEAELANQVDIMFVVDTTGSMEDELRYLEAELKDVIGRVDQQHGQQLDMRLSANFYKDKFDDYTVKSFPFTKDVDQVVRKLAAEKADGGGDYPEAVDAALRDAIHGHDWSEQARARLLFLVLDAPPHYNTKVVNEIQELIQTAAADGIRIIPVASSGVDVQTEYLLRFMAVATGGTYLFLTDDSGIGGGHLEPAAGEYEVKPLNDLLVEMINRYVQP is encoded by the coding sequence ATGCAAAATACAAATAAATTCATCTTATTTCGCACATTGGTTATTATTTTCGCTCTCATGCTGGCAGCAGCTTGCTCTGGCAGCATGAATAGCGAATCTGATCGGAGTAATTCAAGGACAACAGAGACAGGGGATACGGGAGTGGGAAGTACGGATGCAGAAAGTGGTGAAGGCAGCAGCACCAAAGAAGACAGCTCACCAAGCAAAGGAGAATCTGCGGAGCCTGTTCCTGAGAGTGAACGCAGAAAAGGTGGAGACAGGCGTTATTCTTCGCAACAGGTGGAAGTGAAGCCAGGCCAGCTTACGGCGGGGGAATGGGATGATTTGGCGGTATGGCAGCGCTTTGGCAATTTGCTCAATAGCAAAGAGGGAGATGATAACGCCCGCTATTGGTCTTTCCATGCTTTTAACCGCTTGGAGGTTGTTGTGACATCAGGGGGACGCGCAGTATCCGATGCAATCGTTACGCTAAATGATAATCAGCGCCAGCAAGTATGGGAAGCGCGCACAAATACGGATGGAAAAGCTTATTTATTTGCCGGGCTTTATGACAATGGCCAAAACGATAAGCAAAGCAATTATAAAGTCGAGGTGCAGGCAGGTCAGTTCATTAAGAGCCTAAGCGATATTAACCTGCCGGAGCAAGGCACGCTCAAGGTTGATTTGGGAGGCGAAGCGGAGCTCGCCAATCAGGTCGATATTATGTTTGTTGTGGATACGACAGGCTCGATGGAGGATGAGCTGCGCTATTTGGAGGCCGAGCTGAAGGATGTAATCGGCAGGGTAGACCAGCAGCATGGCCAGCAATTGGATATGCGGCTCAGTGCCAACTTTTATAAGGATAAATTTGATGATTATACGGTGAAGTCGTTTCCGTTTACGAAGGATGTCGATCAGGTTGTCCGGAAATTGGCAGCGGAAAAGGCGGATGGCGGCGGCGATTACCCGGAAGCGGTGGATGCGGCGCTGCGCGATGCCATTCATGGACATGACTGGAGCGAGCAGGCGCGGGCAAGGCTGCTATTCCTCGTATTGGATGCTCCGCCGCATTATAACACGAAAGTGGTTAATGAAATTCAGGAGCTGATCCAAACAGCAGCCGCGGATGGCATCCGTATTATTCCCGTCGCCTCCAGCGGCGTAGATGTACAAACAGAATATTTGCTGCGCTTTATGGCGGTGGCGACGGGAGGGACGTACTTGTTTTTGACGGATGACAGCGGAATAGGCGGCGGCCACCTGGAGCCTGCTGCCGGGGAATACGAGGTGAAGCCGCTTAATGATTTGCTCGTGGAAATGATTAATCGGTACGTTCAGCCGTAA
- a CDS encoding GNAT family N-acetyltransferase, which translates to MSITTRLVQNQEDRDAVFEVRRSVFVDEQGVPAANEYDEFEDTAQHLLALSGQVPVGAGRLRVVDGVAKLERICILADYRKLGIGKIIVEAMEQAAAAQGLASAKLNAQTQAEGFYSKLGYRTVSDIFFEEGMPHVTMTKLLAHRA; encoded by the coding sequence ATGTCAATTACTACGCGTCTGGTTCAGAATCAGGAAGACCGGGATGCCGTATTTGAAGTGCGTCGCAGCGTATTTGTAGACGAGCAGGGCGTTCCTGCTGCTAATGAATATGATGAATTTGAAGATACGGCCCAGCATCTGCTCGCCCTCAGCGGGCAAGTTCCGGTAGGAGCAGGAAGGCTGAGAGTAGTGGACGGTGTTGCCAAGCTGGAGCGCATTTGTATTTTGGCAGACTACCGCAAGCTGGGCATTGGTAAAATCATCGTCGAAGCGATGGAGCAGGCAGCCGCGGCCCAAGGACTTGCCTCGGCCAAGCTGAATGCGCAAACGCAGGCAGAAGGCTTCTACAGCAAGCTGGGCTATCGCACGGTTTCGGACATTTTCTTTGAGGAAGGCATGCCTCATGTCACGATGACCAAGCTGCTTGCCCATCGGGCCTAA
- a CDS encoding aldolase catalytic domain-containing protein gives MNSKTSHCKIVDCTIRDGGLVNNWDFSVEFVQHLYKSLNDAGVDYMEIGYKNSPKLLKGAESAGPWRFLDDEFLRTVIPNKGTTKLSALVDVGRVDENDILPRSESLLDLIRVACYAKDVDKGLELVKLFSDRGYETTLNIMALSNVMENQLLEAFELINDSVVDVVYIVDSYGSLKPNDVSYLTEKFRKYLPNKRLGAHMHNNLQLAFANTLIAAEGGVELLDASVYGMGRAAGNCNTELLVSQLQNPRYKTRPVLDMIEKYMIPLREKEEWGYIIPYMITGILDEHPRSAMALRDSEDKDKAVDFYDRMTTPELSHSK, from the coding sequence ATGAATTCAAAAACAAGTCATTGTAAAATCGTCGATTGCACTATTCGCGATGGCGGATTAGTAAACAACTGGGATTTCAGCGTAGAGTTTGTCCAGCACTTGTACAAAAGCCTGAACGATGCTGGCGTTGATTATATGGAAATTGGCTATAAAAACTCGCCAAAGCTGCTCAAAGGTGCAGAAAGTGCAGGCCCTTGGCGTTTTCTAGATGACGAGTTTCTCAGAACGGTTATCCCTAATAAAGGAACTACAAAGCTGTCGGCACTTGTTGACGTAGGCCGTGTAGACGAGAACGATATTTTGCCGCGCAGCGAAAGCCTGCTTGATCTAATCCGTGTCGCTTGTTATGCGAAAGATGTGGACAAGGGTCTTGAGCTTGTTAAACTATTCAGTGACCGTGGTTATGAGACGACGCTGAACATTATGGCCTTGTCGAATGTAATGGAAAACCAACTGCTGGAAGCGTTCGAATTGATCAATGACAGCGTTGTTGACGTTGTGTACATCGTCGATTCCTACGGTAGCCTGAAACCGAATGATGTAAGCTACTTGACGGAAAAATTCCGCAAGTATCTTCCAAACAAGCGTCTGGGCGCGCATATGCATAACAATTTGCAGCTTGCATTCGCAAATACGCTTATTGCTGCTGAAGGCGGCGTTGAGCTGCTTGATGCATCCGTATATGGCATGGGCCGCGCAGCAGGCAACTGCAACACAGAGCTGCTCGTATCCCAACTGCAAAACCCAAGATACAAAACACGCCCCGTTCTCGATATGATCGAGAAATACATGATTCCGCTTCGCGAGAAGGAAGAGTGGGGTTACATTATTCCTTACATGATTACTGGTATTTTGGACGAGCATCCACGTTCGGCAATGGCGCTTCGCGATTCCGAAGACAAGGATAAAGCGGTAGATTTCTACGATCGCATGACAACGCCAGAATTATCGCATAGCAAATAG
- a CDS encoding GTP cyclohydrolase II — translation MIKPSIRSIINDKIKTIEGDSHDIHVVGPIQLPVELDGETKIFQWYSWLKREKNSAQEETDLYSELAKGHYAELQQSSVLVYGDFAEGEDAMIRMHSICHTGDIFGSQRCDCGFQLKQSMRMITEHGTGALFYLANHEGRGIGLFSKAMAYLLQEEGLDTVDANLELGFAEDARDYSESIAVLKLLRSLPVSIITNNPRKVEALREAGMHIARRVPLWGQTSVYNEKYLTTKVVKSGHYSAEAQHEDNQVKAL, via the coding sequence ATGATTAAACCATCCATTCGTTCTATTATAAATGACAAAATAAAAACAATTGAAGGCGATTCGCACGATATCCACGTTGTCGGACCCATTCAGCTTCCGGTTGAGCTTGACGGCGAGACGAAGATTTTTCAGTGGTACAGCTGGCTGAAGCGTGAGAAAAATAGCGCCCAAGAAGAAACAGATCTATACAGCGAGCTGGCGAAGGGGCATTATGCGGAGCTTCAGCAATCCAGCGTGCTCGTCTATGGCGATTTTGCCGAAGGCGAAGATGCGATGATTCGTATGCACAGCATTTGCCATACGGGCGATATTTTTGGCAGCCAACGCTGTGATTGCGGCTTTCAGCTTAAGCAGTCGATGCGGATGATTACCGAGCATGGGACGGGCGCCTTATTTTATTTGGCGAATCATGAAGGCCGTGGCATTGGGTTGTTCAGTAAGGCAATGGCTTACCTGCTTCAGGAGGAAGGGCTCGATACAGTTGATGCGAACTTGGAGCTGGGCTTTGCTGAGGACGCTCGCGATTACAGTGAATCCATTGCTGTCTTGAAGCTGCTTCGCTCGTTGCCTGTGTCGATTATTACGAACAACCCGCGCAAAGTGGAGGCGCTTCGTGAAGCTGGCATGCATATTGCCCGCCGTGTTCCGCTTTGGGGGCAAACCTCCGTCTACAATGAAAAGTATTTGACAACAAAGGTTGTGAAGTCAGGGCATTATTCGGCCGAAGCCCAGCATGAGGATAATCAGGTCAAAGCGCTGTAA